Proteins from a single region of Ischnura elegans chromosome 2, ioIscEleg1.1, whole genome shotgun sequence:
- the LOC124154664 gene encoding mRNA decay activator protein ZFP36L2-B isoform X1 encodes MLSRTTVMSCWRGCGRKESFHHVLPWSNNNNGSGGLQKPAAARWNSVSTTSSTSDSRAVGSPVLGSGLAVLQPLSRRNSNPAGNGCMTTNSMGIYSSNNINNNSAANNNGNRKMDPSVFLGLDTISQQQQHQQQQLSPHRRLDRSQSEPVERSNNAAVAAAAAAVAAAAAAAAAKSNINTSRYKTELCRPFEESGSCKYGEKCQFAHGAQELRTLVRHPKYKTELCRTYHTIGFCPYGPRCHFIHNAEEARAAAAAALAAQTSGGTGAPKPALPPLTPPKPQHHHFYHHAYPKQMLGSTADSPSPPSSLSASPTSLGSFFSEPDLFPGHGAFSSPPSSSSSSSSSSSSSANTAFSFGQDFTSLVRPAALGRMLRKQDPVASSTSPPPLALPPLNPAALGRRNLSLGDLDGVKEALVLPLAQQPTHVMESPVGSLEALCLSDPASPLQSPSSPSGSPKELGRLPVFNSLSRKIVGADA; translated from the exons ATGCTTAGCCGCACTACCGTCATGTCTTGCTGGCGAGGTTGTGGACGCAAGGAGTCATTTCATCACGTCTTGCCTTGG AGTAACAACAACAATGGCAGCGGAGGATTGCAGAAGCCGGCGGCCGCCAGGTGGAACTCCGTGTCCACGACCTCATCCACATCCGACAGCCGCGCCGTTGGTTCGCCAGTGCTGGGTTCAGGCCTCGCAGTGCTGCAGCCCCTCAGCCGGCGCAACTCAAACCCGGCCGGCAACGGATGCATGACCACCAACTCAATGGGAATCTACTCGAGCAATAACATAAACAACAACAGCGCAGCCAACAACAACGGCAACCGCAAGATGGACCCTAGCGTGTTCCTGGGCCTCGATACGATCAGCCAACAACAGCAGCACCAGCAACAACAGCTGTCCCCCCACAGGCGTCTCGACAGGAGTCAGAGCGAGCCCGTGGAACGGTCAAACAACGCCGCCGTTGCAGCCGCCGCGGCTGCGGTAGCGGCAGCAGCAGCGGCCGCCGCCGCCAAGTCCAACATCAACACGAGCCGCTACAAGACGGAGCTGTGCCGGCCCTTCGAGGAGAGCGGCTCGTGCAAGTACGGCGAGAAGTGCCAGTTCGCTCACGGGGCACAGGAACTGCGGACTCTGGTCAGACACCCCAAGTACAAGACAGAGCTGTGCCGCACCTACCACACTATCGGCTTCTGCCCGTACGGACCCAGGTGTCACTTCATCCACAACGCGGAGGAGGCGAGAGCCGCGGCGGCCGCTGCCCTGGCGGCGCAGACCAGCGGCGGGACGGGGGCGCCCAAGCCGGCCCTGCCCCCCCTGACCCCTCCCAAGCCCCAGCACCACCACTTCTACCACCACGCGTATCCCAAGCAGATGCTGGGCTCCACCGCGGACTCCCCGTCGCCTCCATCCAGCCTCAGCGCGTCGCCCACCTCCCTCGGCTCTTTCTTCTCCGAGCCGGACCTCTTCCCCGGACACGGCGCCTTCTCCTCCCCGccctcctcctcatcttcctcctcctcgtcctcgtCTTCGTCCGCGAACACGGCCTTCTCCTTCGGCCAGGACTTCACCTCGCTCGTGCGGCCCGCCGCGCTGGGCCGCATGCTCAGGAAGCAGGACCCCGTCGCCTCATCCACCTCTCCTCCGCCCCTGGCCCTGCCGCCCCTGAACCCGGCCGCCCTCGGCAGGCGAAACCTCAGCCTGGGCGACCTGGACGGCGTCAAGGAGGCCCTGGTGCTGCCCCTGGCGCAGCAGCCAACTCACGTGATGGAGTCCCCGGTGGGCTCCCTGGAGGCCCTGTGCCTGAGCGACCCGGCTTCCCCGCTCCAGTCGCCCTCTTCGCCTTCCGGCTCGCCCAAGGAGCTCGGCCGCCTGCCTGTGTTCAACAGCCTGAGCAGGAAGATCGTGGGCGCGGACGCCTGA
- the LOC124154664 gene encoding mRNA decay activator protein ZFP36L2-B isoform X2, whose product MSTAVMSASPLYEFGDLLYKSNNNNGSGGLQKPAAARWNSVSTTSSTSDSRAVGSPVLGSGLAVLQPLSRRNSNPAGNGCMTTNSMGIYSSNNINNNSAANNNGNRKMDPSVFLGLDTISQQQQHQQQQLSPHRRLDRSQSEPVERSNNAAVAAAAAAVAAAAAAAAAKSNINTSRYKTELCRPFEESGSCKYGEKCQFAHGAQELRTLVRHPKYKTELCRTYHTIGFCPYGPRCHFIHNAEEARAAAAAALAAQTSGGTGAPKPALPPLTPPKPQHHHFYHHAYPKQMLGSTADSPSPPSSLSASPTSLGSFFSEPDLFPGHGAFSSPPSSSSSSSSSSSSSANTAFSFGQDFTSLVRPAALGRMLRKQDPVASSTSPPPLALPPLNPAALGRRNLSLGDLDGVKEALVLPLAQQPTHVMESPVGSLEALCLSDPASPLQSPSSPSGSPKELGRLPVFNSLSRKIVGADA is encoded by the exons ATGTCGACGGCAGTGATGTCTGCGTCGCCGCTCTATGAATTTGGGGATTTGCTCTACAAG AGTAACAACAACAATGGCAGCGGAGGATTGCAGAAGCCGGCGGCCGCCAGGTGGAACTCCGTGTCCACGACCTCATCCACATCCGACAGCCGCGCCGTTGGTTCGCCAGTGCTGGGTTCAGGCCTCGCAGTGCTGCAGCCCCTCAGCCGGCGCAACTCAAACCCGGCCGGCAACGGATGCATGACCACCAACTCAATGGGAATCTACTCGAGCAATAACATAAACAACAACAGCGCAGCCAACAACAACGGCAACCGCAAGATGGACCCTAGCGTGTTCCTGGGCCTCGATACGATCAGCCAACAACAGCAGCACCAGCAACAACAGCTGTCCCCCCACAGGCGTCTCGACAGGAGTCAGAGCGAGCCCGTGGAACGGTCAAACAACGCCGCCGTTGCAGCCGCCGCGGCTGCGGTAGCGGCAGCAGCAGCGGCCGCCGCCGCCAAGTCCAACATCAACACGAGCCGCTACAAGACGGAGCTGTGCCGGCCCTTCGAGGAGAGCGGCTCGTGCAAGTACGGCGAGAAGTGCCAGTTCGCTCACGGGGCACAGGAACTGCGGACTCTGGTCAGACACCCCAAGTACAAGACAGAGCTGTGCCGCACCTACCACACTATCGGCTTCTGCCCGTACGGACCCAGGTGTCACTTCATCCACAACGCGGAGGAGGCGAGAGCCGCGGCGGCCGCTGCCCTGGCGGCGCAGACCAGCGGCGGGACGGGGGCGCCCAAGCCGGCCCTGCCCCCCCTGACCCCTCCCAAGCCCCAGCACCACCACTTCTACCACCACGCGTATCCCAAGCAGATGCTGGGCTCCACCGCGGACTCCCCGTCGCCTCCATCCAGCCTCAGCGCGTCGCCCACCTCCCTCGGCTCTTTCTTCTCCGAGCCGGACCTCTTCCCCGGACACGGCGCCTTCTCCTCCCCGccctcctcctcatcttcctcctcctcgtcctcgtCTTCGTCCGCGAACACGGCCTTCTCCTTCGGCCAGGACTTCACCTCGCTCGTGCGGCCCGCCGCGCTGGGCCGCATGCTCAGGAAGCAGGACCCCGTCGCCTCATCCACCTCTCCTCCGCCCCTGGCCCTGCCGCCCCTGAACCCGGCCGCCCTCGGCAGGCGAAACCTCAGCCTGGGCGACCTGGACGGCGTCAAGGAGGCCCTGGTGCTGCCCCTGGCGCAGCAGCCAACTCACGTGATGGAGTCCCCGGTGGGCTCCCTGGAGGCCCTGTGCCTGAGCGACCCGGCTTCCCCGCTCCAGTCGCCCTCTTCGCCTTCCGGCTCGCCCAAGGAGCTCGGCCGCCTGCCTGTGTTCAACAGCCTGAGCAGGAAGATCGTGGGCGCGGACGCCTGA